A stretch of the Oxyura jamaicensis isolate SHBP4307 breed ruddy duck chromosome 4, BPBGC_Ojam_1.0, whole genome shotgun sequence genome encodes the following:
- the RLIM gene encoding E3 ubiquitin-protein ligase RLIM isoform X2: protein MESSDSSDKGNIDQSEAQRQSQLDRLDREEAFYQFVNNLSEEDYRLMRDNNLLGTPGEITEEELLRRLHQVKEGPPQQNSDENRGAESAEDVSNGDSIIDWLNSVRQTGNTTRSGQRGNQSWRAVSRTNPNSGDFRFSLEINVNRNNGNTNPETENEPSVEPSSGEDLENSQSDSEIPRSESPSVRQPGSERSTSEELTTEEASPPRGQRRARSRSPEQRRTRARTDRSRSPINPVSEAPRRSHHNTSSQTLDHSSVNEAEGSSRTRQHVTLRQHTAGTEMPSENAVLFSAPETRPVPQAAGSSETNGASESATPGQRPPTIVLDLQVRRVRPGEYRQRDSIANRTRSRSQTPNNTVTYESERGGFRRTFSRSERAGVRTYVSTIRIPIRRILNTGLSETTSVAIQTMLRQIMTGFGELSYFMYSDSDADPSGPTPNQNVDASEPQNGGGGSSSNESTDVSSGEVYEGGNEGGSTSGARREGRNTRGSVTFEESGSLPFLSLAQFFLLNEDDDDQPRGLTKEQIDNLAMRNFGESDALKTCSVCITEYTEGNKLRKLPCSHEYHVHCIDRWLSENSTCPICRRAVLASGNRESVV from the exons ATGGAGAGCTCAGATTCTAGTGATAAAGGAAATATCGATCAATCCGAAGCACAACGTCAGAGTCAGCTAGATCGGTTAGATCGAGAAGAAGCTTTCTATCAGTTTGTGAACAACCTGAGTGAAGAGGACTACAGGCTTATGAGAGACAACAATTTGCTAGGAACACCAG GTGAAATTACTGAAGAAGAGTTGCTGAGAAGGCTACACCAAGTTAAAGAAGGTCCGCCACAGCAAAACAGTGATGAGAATAGAG GTGCAGAGTCCGCAGAAGATGTTTCAAATGGAGATTCTATAATAGACTGGCTTAATTCAGTCCGACAGACTGGAAATACTACAAGAAGTGGGCAACGAGGAAACCAATCTTGGAGAGCAGTGAGCCGGACTAACCCAAATAGTGGTGACTTCAGATTCAGTTTGGAAATAAATGTCAACCGTAATAATGGGAACACAAATCCGGAAACCGAGAACGAGCCATCTGTAGAGCCTTCCAGTGGGGAGGATTTGGAAAACAGCCAAAGTGACTCTGAAATTCCAAGGTCTGAATCACCGTCTGTAAGGCAGCCTGGATCAGAAAGGAGCACTTCAGAGGAGCTAACAACTGAGGAAGCTTCTCCTCCTagagggcagaggagagcaAGAAGTAGGAGCCCAGAACAGCGGAGGACACGGGCTAGGACTGATAGAAGTAGGTCACCTATTAATCCAGTGAGTGAGGCTCCTCGCAGGTCTCATCACAATACATCATCTCAAACGCTTGACCATTCCTCAGTGAATGAAGCTGAGGGGAGTTCTAGAACTAGGCAGCATGTGACGTTAAGGCAGCATACAGCGGGGACTGAGATGCCAAGTGAAAACGCAGTTCTGTTTTCAGCCCCTGAAACAAGACCTGTTCCTCAAGCAGCAGGTTCTTCAGAAACTAATGGTGCCAGTGAGTCTGCAACTCCTGGGCAGAGGCCTCCTACCATAGTGCTCGATCTTCAGGTGAGAAGAGTTCGTCCTGGAGAGTATCGGCAAAGGGACAGCATAGCCAACAGAACTCGGTCCCGGTCCCAGACCCCTAACAACACGGTCACTTACGAGAGCGAACGGGGAGGGTTTAGGCGCACGTTTTCACGTTCAGAACGGGCTGGAGTGAGAACTTACGTCAGTACCATTAGGATTCCTATTCGTAGGATCTTAAACACAGGCTTGAGCGAGACTACATCAGTTGCTATTCAGACTATGCTGAGGCAGATAATGACAGGCTTTGGAGAGCTGAGTTACTTCATGTATAGTGATAGTGATGCAGATCCTAGTGGCCCAACTCCAAATCAGAACGTGGATGCTTCCGAGCCGCAGAACGGAGGTGGTGGTAGTTCAAGCAATGAAAGTACAGATGTTAGCTCAGGGGAAGTGTACGAAGGTGGTAATGAAGGTGGTTCAACATCTGGTGCCAGACGGGAAGGTCGGAATACAAGAGGATCGGTCACGTTTGAAGAAAGTGGCTCTCTACCATTCCTTAGCCTAGCACAGTTTTTCCTACTAAACGAAGATGACGATGACCAACCAAGAGGACTCACCAAAGAACAAATTGACAACCTAGCAATGAGGAATTTTGGTGAGAGCGATGCTCTGAAAACCTGTAGCGTGTGTATTACAGAGTACACCGAAGGCAACAAGCTTCGGAAACTGCCTTGTTCTCACGAGTATCATGTCCACTGCATCGATCGCTGGTTATCAGAAAATTCCACTTGTCCCATTTGTCGCAGAGCAGTCTTAGCGTCTGGTAACAGAGAGAGCGTTGTCTAA
- the RLIM gene encoding E3 ubiquitin-protein ligase RLIM isoform X1, which yields MESSDSSDKGNIDQSEAQRQSQLDRLDREEAFYQFVNNLSEEDYRLMRDNNLLGTPGAESAEDVSNGDSIIDWLNSVRQTGNTTRSGQRGNQSWRAVSRTNPNSGDFRFSLEINVNRNNGNTNPETENEPSVEPSSGEDLENSQSDSEIPRSESPSVRQPGSERSTSEELTTEEASPPRGQRRARSRSPEQRRTRARTDRSRSPINPVSEAPRRSHHNTSSQTLDHSSVNEAEGSSRTRQHVTLRQHTAGTEMPSENAVLFSAPETRPVPQAAGSSETNGASESATPGQRPPTIVLDLQVRRVRPGEYRQRDSIANRTRSRSQTPNNTVTYESERGGFRRTFSRSERAGVRTYVSTIRIPIRRILNTGLSETTSVAIQTMLRQIMTGFGELSYFMYSDSDADPSGPTPNQNVDASEPQNGGGGSSSNESTDVSSGEVYEGGNEGGSTSGARREGRNTRGSVTFEESGSLPFLSLAQFFLLNEDDDDQPRGLTKEQIDNLAMRNFGESDALKTCSVCITEYTEGNKLRKLPCSHEYHVHCIDRWLSENSTCPICRRAVLASGNRESVV from the exons ATGGAGAGCTCAGATTCTAGTGATAAAGGAAATATCGATCAATCCGAAGCACAACGTCAGAGTCAGCTAGATCGGTTAGATCGAGAAGAAGCTTTCTATCAGTTTGTGAACAACCTGAGTGAAGAGGACTACAGGCTTATGAGAGACAACAATTTGCTAGGAACACCAG GTGCAGAGTCCGCAGAAGATGTTTCAAATGGAGATTCTATAATAGACTGGCTTAATTCAGTCCGACAGACTGGAAATACTACAAGAAGTGGGCAACGAGGAAACCAATCTTGGAGAGCAGTGAGCCGGACTAACCCAAATAGTGGTGACTTCAGATTCAGTTTGGAAATAAATGTCAACCGTAATAATGGGAACACAAATCCGGAAACCGAGAACGAGCCATCTGTAGAGCCTTCCAGTGGGGAGGATTTGGAAAACAGCCAAAGTGACTCTGAAATTCCAAGGTCTGAATCACCGTCTGTAAGGCAGCCTGGATCAGAAAGGAGCACTTCAGAGGAGCTAACAACTGAGGAAGCTTCTCCTCCTagagggcagaggagagcaAGAAGTAGGAGCCCAGAACAGCGGAGGACACGGGCTAGGACTGATAGAAGTAGGTCACCTATTAATCCAGTGAGTGAGGCTCCTCGCAGGTCTCATCACAATACATCATCTCAAACGCTTGACCATTCCTCAGTGAATGAAGCTGAGGGGAGTTCTAGAACTAGGCAGCATGTGACGTTAAGGCAGCATACAGCGGGGACTGAGATGCCAAGTGAAAACGCAGTTCTGTTTTCAGCCCCTGAAACAAGACCTGTTCCTCAAGCAGCAGGTTCTTCAGAAACTAATGGTGCCAGTGAGTCTGCAACTCCTGGGCAGAGGCCTCCTACCATAGTGCTCGATCTTCAGGTGAGAAGAGTTCGTCCTGGAGAGTATCGGCAAAGGGACAGCATAGCCAACAGAACTCGGTCCCGGTCCCAGACCCCTAACAACACGGTCACTTACGAGAGCGAACGGGGAGGGTTTAGGCGCACGTTTTCACGTTCAGAACGGGCTGGAGTGAGAACTTACGTCAGTACCATTAGGATTCCTATTCGTAGGATCTTAAACACAGGCTTGAGCGAGACTACATCAGTTGCTATTCAGACTATGCTGAGGCAGATAATGACAGGCTTTGGAGAGCTGAGTTACTTCATGTATAGTGATAGTGATGCAGATCCTAGTGGCCCAACTCCAAATCAGAACGTGGATGCTTCCGAGCCGCAGAACGGAGGTGGTGGTAGTTCAAGCAATGAAAGTACAGATGTTAGCTCAGGGGAAGTGTACGAAGGTGGTAATGAAGGTGGTTCAACATCTGGTGCCAGACGGGAAGGTCGGAATACAAGAGGATCGGTCACGTTTGAAGAAAGTGGCTCTCTACCATTCCTTAGCCTAGCACAGTTTTTCCTACTAAACGAAGATGACGATGACCAACCAAGAGGACTCACCAAAGAACAAATTGACAACCTAGCAATGAGGAATTTTGGTGAGAGCGATGCTCTGAAAACCTGTAGCGTGTGTATTACAGAGTACACCGAAGGCAACAAGCTTCGGAAACTGCCTTGTTCTCACGAGTATCATGTCCACTGCATCGATCGCTGGTTATCAGAAAATTCCACTTGTCCCATTTGTCGCAGAGCAGTCTTAGCGTCTGGTAACAGAGAGAGCGTTGTCTAA